In a single window of the Streptacidiphilus sp. P02-A3a genome:
- a CDS encoding PRC and DUF2382 domain-containing protein encodes MGTAIDPRQVIGHKVVDAEGHKIGQAEEVYLDDSTGLPQWVTVKGGLFGGKEHFAPLEGASVVADEVQLRYPKEMVDGAPDLETGRHLSVEEERTLYQHYGLGNRGGAQQATAGTNASGTAPGAMGTAGTAGTAGAAGTAGAAAAGVAAGRRPGSDKPPVGKADARATTGMRGAAQRAMTRFEERLHIGTERVEAGHARLRKQVTTEQVRQTVPLTHQEVRIEREPIRAEDAAAMKGEESLTEAESEVTLYEEHTVVTKQSVPVERVRMRVEDVTEEVTVTEEVRTERIDLENDSTPGSMPGKGRRPGA; translated from the coding sequence ATGGGTACGGCGATTGACCCTCGCCAGGTGATCGGCCACAAGGTCGTCGACGCCGAGGGCCACAAGATCGGCCAGGCCGAGGAGGTGTACCTGGACGACAGCACCGGTCTGCCGCAGTGGGTCACCGTGAAGGGCGGCCTGTTCGGTGGCAAGGAGCACTTCGCGCCGCTGGAGGGCGCGAGCGTGGTCGCCGACGAGGTACAGCTCAGGTATCCGAAGGAGATGGTCGACGGCGCTCCGGACCTGGAGACCGGCCGGCACCTGTCGGTGGAGGAGGAGCGCACGCTCTACCAGCACTACGGGCTCGGCAACCGGGGCGGCGCGCAGCAGGCCACCGCCGGCACCAACGCGTCCGGCACGGCCCCCGGCGCCATGGGCACGGCGGGCACGGCGGGCACGGCGGGCGCGGCGGGCACCGCCGGGGCGGCGGCGGCGGGGGTGGCGGCCGGGCGTCGGCCCGGCTCCGACAAGCCGCCGGTGGGCAAGGCGGACGCGCGCGCCACCACCGGCATGCGCGGGGCCGCCCAGCGGGCGATGACCCGGTTCGAGGAGCGGCTGCACATCGGCACCGAGCGGGTCGAGGCCGGCCACGCCCGGCTGCGCAAGCAGGTCACCACCGAGCAGGTCCGGCAGACCGTGCCGCTGACCCACCAGGAGGTCCGGATCGAGCGGGAGCCGATCCGCGCGGAGGACGCCGCCGCGATGAAGGGCGAGGAGTCGCTGACCGAGGCGGAGAGCGAGGTGACGCTGTACGAGGAGCACACCGTCGTCACCAAGCAGAGCGTCCCGGTGGAGCGGGTGCGGATGCGCGTCGAGGACGTCACCGAGGAGGTCACCGTGACCGAGGAGGTACGCACCGAGCGGATCGACCTGGAGAACGACTCCACGCCCGGTTCCATGCCGGGCAAGGGACGTCGTCCGGGCGCCTAG
- a CDS encoding VOC family protein, whose protein sequence is MDPGSSAPRTGASDPRGAAAGPARVDDPGVPCLPGAPSWVSLLAHDPGAAREFYGPLLGWTFEPPREQPPGYLVAEVQGVPVAGIGRLPSRGRFTATWTTFFGVADIDAAALRVRERLGTVGVGPSPAWAGRVALATDPDGAVFGLWQGEVGPARELPLPGAPSWVELSTDAFAAAMFYGDVLDWAAHDPQHLDMAWQHERVVLLVDGKERAALRTADERTASLPVRPHWHLSFAVDDLHRALVRALRLGAVLLSAPVSTPYGDTAELHDPEGAAFSLVANR, encoded by the coding sequence GTGGACCCAGGCTCCAGCGCCCCCCGCACCGGCGCCTCCGACCCCCGGGGCGCCGCTGCGGGACCCGCCCGGGTCGACGACCCGGGCGTGCCGTGCCTGCCCGGGGCCCCCAGCTGGGTCAGCCTGCTGGCGCACGATCCCGGGGCCGCGCGGGAGTTCTACGGGCCACTGCTCGGCTGGACCTTCGAGCCCCCGCGGGAGCAGCCGCCGGGCTACCTGGTCGCCGAGGTCCAGGGGGTACCGGTGGCCGGGATCGGCCGCCTGCCGTCCCGGGGCCGGTTCACCGCGACCTGGACCACCTTCTTCGGCGTCGCCGACATTGACGCCGCCGCACTGCGGGTACGGGAACGCCTGGGCACCGTGGGCGTGGGACCGTCCCCCGCCTGGGCCGGGCGGGTCGCCCTGGCCACCGACCCGGACGGGGCCGTCTTCGGCCTGTGGCAGGGCGAGGTCGGCCCGGCCAGGGAACTGCCGCTGCCCGGCGCGCCGTCCTGGGTGGAACTGTCCACCGACGCCTTCGCCGCCGCCATGTTCTACGGCGACGTCCTCGACTGGGCCGCGCACGACCCGCAGCACCTGGACATGGCCTGGCAGCACGAGCGGGTGGTGCTGCTGGTCGACGGCAAGGAGCGGGCCGCGCTGCGCACCGCCGACGAGCGGACCGCCTCGCTGCCGGTACGCCCGCACTGGCACCTCTCCTTCGCCGTGGACGACCTGCACCGCGCCCTGGTCCGCGCGCTGCGGCTGGGCGCGGTGCTGCTCAGCGCGCCGGTCTCGACCCCGTACGGCGACACGGCGGAACTGCACGACCCCGAGGGCGCGGCGTTCTCGCTCGTCGCCAACCGCTGA
- a CDS encoding TauD/TfdA family dioxygenase has protein sequence MTATDSITAITVRKVTARIGAEVAGVDLGRELDSSTVAALRSALNEHKALVFRDVDLDDAGQQRFARGFGELTTAHPTVPAAEGAPNVLPVDSERGRANHWHTDVTFVVNPPQLSTLRSIVVPPYGGETLIANAAAGYRDLPAPLRAFADTLWAVHTNDHDYAAAPEQLDEEELERRAVFTSIPFESVHPVVRVHPLTGERGLFIGGFAQRIVGLSTGESRDVLRLLQSYVTRPENVLRWRWEPNQLVLFDNRITQHYGVDNYDDRPRRLNRVTVAGELPVGVDGTASRSVRGDASHYTPLPVIAAG, from the coding sequence ATGACCGCCACCGACAGCATCACCGCGATCACCGTCCGCAAGGTCACCGCCCGGATCGGCGCCGAGGTCGCCGGGGTGGACCTCGGCCGCGAGCTCGACTCGTCCACCGTGGCCGCACTGCGGTCCGCCCTCAACGAGCACAAGGCCCTCGTCTTCCGCGACGTGGACCTGGACGACGCCGGACAGCAGCGCTTCGCCCGCGGCTTCGGCGAGCTCACCACCGCCCACCCGACCGTCCCCGCCGCGGAGGGCGCGCCGAACGTGCTGCCGGTCGACAGCGAGCGCGGCCGGGCCAACCACTGGCACACCGACGTCACCTTCGTGGTCAACCCGCCGCAGCTCAGCACGCTGCGCAGCATCGTCGTCCCGCCGTACGGCGGGGAGACGCTGATCGCCAACGCGGCCGCGGGCTACCGGGACCTCCCGGCCCCGCTGCGGGCCTTCGCCGACACCCTGTGGGCGGTGCACACCAACGACCACGACTACGCGGCGGCGCCGGAGCAGCTGGACGAGGAGGAGCTGGAGCGCCGCGCGGTGTTCACCTCGATCCCGTTCGAGAGCGTGCACCCGGTCGTCCGGGTGCATCCGCTGACCGGCGAGCGCGGGCTGTTCATCGGCGGCTTCGCGCAGCGGATCGTGGGCCTGTCCACCGGGGAGTCGCGGGACGTGCTGCGGCTGCTGCAGTCGTACGTGACCCGGCCGGAGAACGTGCTGCGCTGGCGTTGGGAGCCGAACCAGCTGGTGCTGTTCGACAACCGGATCACCCAGCACTACGGCGTCGACAACTACGACGACCGGCCGCGGCGGCTGAACCGGGTGACGGTCGCGGGCGAACTGCCGGTCGGCGTCGACGGTACGGCCAGCCGTTCGGTGAGGGGCGACGCCTCGCACTACACGCCGTTGCCGGTGATCGCCGCCGGGTGA